A genomic stretch from Poecilia reticulata strain Guanapo linkage group LG20, Guppy_female_1.0+MT, whole genome shotgun sequence includes:
- the plcd1a gene encoding 1-phosphatidylinositol 4,5-bisphosphate phosphodiesterase delta-1a isoform X1, protein MSCFCLRPERTNSQEKVFVEHRKKVALENGKRLGLKDDEDLRFLLDGAKLTKIRSKSWQKSRYFNLMEDCRTILCTSKKLVKKDNTFLIDDIESVRKGRQTEGLKKHMDADEEEKCFSIMFKGRRKNLDFMADSEEEAHRWVTSLEKLMNHAHNLNKKQKREHWFISCMRKADKNKDNKMTLKELKHFLRQVNIEVNDTYVEEIFKKCDTSNSGTLEDLEIQEFYNHLTKREEIDVIYADYAKTEGEMSARDLLDFLLNEQREQATMESALKLIEKYELDEAAKQKKRMTKDGFVMYLSQEDGCIFNPAHSPVYQDMSQPLNHYFISSSHNTYLMEDQLKGPSSTEAYVKALMRSCRCVELDCWDGPNGEPIIYHGYTLTSKVLFKEAIRAIKDYAFKTSQYPVILSLENHCTVEQQKLMAHHLIDILGSALVTKPLGDTMPANLPSPEELKGKFLVKGKRLNKLDAVFSNNSTTVDEDTVSEEDEAADCKENDQKDQKAKAKKAKIKLAKELSDIVIYCKSVHFGGFEHAKDNQSFYEMSSLKESKAFQLADASATAFIHHNMDKLTRIYPAGSRTDSSNYNPVPMWNVGCQIVALNFQTNTKEMHLNQGRFLPNGFCGYILKPEFQRSPLSQFNPQSLTEGPWLKKKVLHVLVISAQQLPKLNKDKQNSIVDPLVKVEIQGVAADNDKKTTHHIENNGFNPTWNTKFEFPINVPELALLRFLVEDHDSASQNDYVGQYCLPLTSVQNGYRHVPLLTKRGDIIPSAGLFVHIMLEDQK, encoded by the exons aTGTCTTGCTTCTGTCTACGTCCTGAAAGGACAAACTCACAGGAGAAAGTATTTGTAGAGCACCGTAAAAAGGTCGCGCTGGAAAATGGAAAACGCCTGG GTCTGAAAGACGATGAGGACCTTCGGTTCCTGCTGGACGGCGCGAAACTCACCAAGATTCGCTCGAAATCCTGGCAGAAGAGCCGCTACTTTAATCTGATGGAAGACTGCAGGACCATTTTGTGCACGTCTAAGAAACTTGTCAAAAAAGACAATACCT TCCTCATTGATGACATCGAATCTGTGCGCAAGGGCCGCCAGACCGAAGGACTCAAAAAACACATGGACGCTGACGAGGAAGAGAAGTGCTTCTCTATCATGTTTAAGGGACGCAGGAAGAACCTCGACTTCATGGCGGACTCTGAAGAGGAGGCCCATCGGTGGGTCACCAGCCTAGAGAAACTCATGAACCATGCGCACAACCTCAACAAGAAGCAGAAGAGAGAACA TTGGTTCATCAGCTGCATGCGAAAGGCAGACAAGAACAAAGACAACAAGATGACCCTGAAAGAGCTGAAGCATTTCCTGCGACAGGTCAACATTGAGGTGAATGACACCTATGTGGAGGAAATATTCAAG AAATGTGACACGTCAAATTCGGGTACCCTGGAAGACTTGGAGATCCAGGAATTTTATAACCACCTGACAAAGCGGGAGGAGATAGATGTGATCTATGCGGACTACGCTAAAACAGAGGGTGAAATGAGCGCCAGGGACCTGCTGGATTTCCTGCTGAATGAGCAGAGGGAGCAAGCGACCATGGAGAGTGCGCTCAAGCTGATTGAGAAATATGAATTGGACGAAGCAG CAAAACAGAAGAAGCGCATGACGAAAGATGGCTTTGTAATGTACCTCAGCCAGGAGGATGGATGCATCTTCAACCCAGCTCACTCACCGGTGTATCAGGACATGAGTCAGCCTCTCAATCATTACTTTATCTCCTCCTCACACAACACCTACCTGATGGAGGACCAACTCAAAGGACCCAGCAGCACAGAGGCCTACGTAAA AGCACTGATGAGGAGTTGCCGTTGTGTGGAGCTGGACTGCTGGGACGGACCAAACGGAGAGCCTATAATTTATCACGGCTACACTCTGACATCAAAAGTCCTTTTCAAAGAAGCCATCAGGGCCATCAAAGACTATGCCTTCAAG ACATCTCAGTACCCCGTGATTCTGTCCCTGGAGAACCACTGCACAGTGGAGCAACAAAAGCTCATGGCCCATCACTTAATCGACATCCTGGGTTCTGCTTTGGTCACAAAGCCTTTGGGCGACACCATGCCCGCCAACCTCCCCTCACCAGAG gAGCTGAAAGGGAAGTTCCTCGTCAAGGGGAAACGACTGAACAAACTGGATGCCGTGTTCTCCAACAACAGCACCACTGTTGATGAAGACACGGTGTCTGAGGAGGATGAGGCTGCAGATTGTAAGGAGAACGATCAAAAAGATCAAAAAGCAAAGGCAAAG aaagcAAAGATCAAACTCGCCAAAGAACTGTCGGATATTGTCATCTATTGTAAGAGCGTCCATTTTGGTGGGTTCGAACATGCCAAAGACAACCAGAGCTTCTATGAAATGTCATCTTTGAAGGAGAGCAAAGCCTTCCAACTGGCTGATGCTTCAG CCACTGCCTTCATCCATCACAACATGGACAAACTCACCAGGATCTACCCGGCTGGCTCGAGGACGGACTCCTCCAACTACAACCCTGTTCCTATGTGGAACGTTGGCTGCCAGATCG tggCGCTGAACTTCCAAACTAACACTAAAGAGATGCATCTTAATCAGGGCCGTTTTTTGCCAAACGGATTTTGCGGATACATCTTGAAGCCTGAATTCCAAAGAAGCCCGTTGTCTCAGTTCAATCCCCAATCTCTCACCGAAGGGCCATGGCTAAAGAAGAAGGTCCTCCATGTCCTG GTGATCTCAGCTCAGCAGTTGCCTAAACTAAACAAGGATAAACAGAACTCCATAGTTGACCCTCTGGTGAAAGTGGAAATTCAGGGGGTGGCAGCAGACAACGACAAGAAGACGACGCACCACATCGAAAACAATG GGTTCAACCCCACGTGGAACACGAAATTTGAGTTCCCCATCAACGTTCCCGAGCTGGCCTTGTTGCGGTTTTTGGTGGAGGACCATGACTCCGCGTCCCAGAATGATTACGTCGGGCAGTACTGTCTGCCACTCACCAGCGTTCAGAACG GATATCGCCACGTCCCATTGCTCACTAAGAGGGGCGACATCATTCCCTCTGCAGGGCTGTTTGTGCATATCATGCTCGAGGACCAGAAGTAG
- the plcd1a gene encoding 1-phosphatidylinositol 4,5-bisphosphate phosphodiesterase delta-1a isoform X2 gives MESNGDSKRDGLKDDEDLRFLLDGAKLTKIRSKSWQKSRYFNLMEDCRTILCTSKKLVKKDNTFLIDDIESVRKGRQTEGLKKHMDADEEEKCFSIMFKGRRKNLDFMADSEEEAHRWVTSLEKLMNHAHNLNKKQKREHWFISCMRKADKNKDNKMTLKELKHFLRQVNIEVNDTYVEEIFKKCDTSNSGTLEDLEIQEFYNHLTKREEIDVIYADYAKTEGEMSARDLLDFLLNEQREQATMESALKLIEKYELDEAAKQKKRMTKDGFVMYLSQEDGCIFNPAHSPVYQDMSQPLNHYFISSSHNTYLMEDQLKGPSSTEAYVKALMRSCRCVELDCWDGPNGEPIIYHGYTLTSKVLFKEAIRAIKDYAFKTSQYPVILSLENHCTVEQQKLMAHHLIDILGSALVTKPLGDTMPANLPSPEELKGKFLVKGKRLNKLDAVFSNNSTTVDEDTVSEEDEAADCKENDQKDQKAKAKKAKIKLAKELSDIVIYCKSVHFGGFEHAKDNQSFYEMSSLKESKAFQLADASATAFIHHNMDKLTRIYPAGSRTDSSNYNPVPMWNVGCQIVALNFQTNTKEMHLNQGRFLPNGFCGYILKPEFQRSPLSQFNPQSLTEGPWLKKKVLHVLVISAQQLPKLNKDKQNSIVDPLVKVEIQGVAADNDKKTTHHIENNGFNPTWNTKFEFPINVPELALLRFLVEDHDSASQNDYVGQYCLPLTSVQNGYRHVPLLTKRGDIIPSAGLFVHIMLEDQK, from the exons ATGGAATCAAATGGGGACTCCAAGAGAGACG GTCTGAAAGACGATGAGGACCTTCGGTTCCTGCTGGACGGCGCGAAACTCACCAAGATTCGCTCGAAATCCTGGCAGAAGAGCCGCTACTTTAATCTGATGGAAGACTGCAGGACCATTTTGTGCACGTCTAAGAAACTTGTCAAAAAAGACAATACCT TCCTCATTGATGACATCGAATCTGTGCGCAAGGGCCGCCAGACCGAAGGACTCAAAAAACACATGGACGCTGACGAGGAAGAGAAGTGCTTCTCTATCATGTTTAAGGGACGCAGGAAGAACCTCGACTTCATGGCGGACTCTGAAGAGGAGGCCCATCGGTGGGTCACCAGCCTAGAGAAACTCATGAACCATGCGCACAACCTCAACAAGAAGCAGAAGAGAGAACA TTGGTTCATCAGCTGCATGCGAAAGGCAGACAAGAACAAAGACAACAAGATGACCCTGAAAGAGCTGAAGCATTTCCTGCGACAGGTCAACATTGAGGTGAATGACACCTATGTGGAGGAAATATTCAAG AAATGTGACACGTCAAATTCGGGTACCCTGGAAGACTTGGAGATCCAGGAATTTTATAACCACCTGACAAAGCGGGAGGAGATAGATGTGATCTATGCGGACTACGCTAAAACAGAGGGTGAAATGAGCGCCAGGGACCTGCTGGATTTCCTGCTGAATGAGCAGAGGGAGCAAGCGACCATGGAGAGTGCGCTCAAGCTGATTGAGAAATATGAATTGGACGAAGCAG CAAAACAGAAGAAGCGCATGACGAAAGATGGCTTTGTAATGTACCTCAGCCAGGAGGATGGATGCATCTTCAACCCAGCTCACTCACCGGTGTATCAGGACATGAGTCAGCCTCTCAATCATTACTTTATCTCCTCCTCACACAACACCTACCTGATGGAGGACCAACTCAAAGGACCCAGCAGCACAGAGGCCTACGTAAA AGCACTGATGAGGAGTTGCCGTTGTGTGGAGCTGGACTGCTGGGACGGACCAAACGGAGAGCCTATAATTTATCACGGCTACACTCTGACATCAAAAGTCCTTTTCAAAGAAGCCATCAGGGCCATCAAAGACTATGCCTTCAAG ACATCTCAGTACCCCGTGATTCTGTCCCTGGAGAACCACTGCACAGTGGAGCAACAAAAGCTCATGGCCCATCACTTAATCGACATCCTGGGTTCTGCTTTGGTCACAAAGCCTTTGGGCGACACCATGCCCGCCAACCTCCCCTCACCAGAG gAGCTGAAAGGGAAGTTCCTCGTCAAGGGGAAACGACTGAACAAACTGGATGCCGTGTTCTCCAACAACAGCACCACTGTTGATGAAGACACGGTGTCTGAGGAGGATGAGGCTGCAGATTGTAAGGAGAACGATCAAAAAGATCAAAAAGCAAAGGCAAAG aaagcAAAGATCAAACTCGCCAAAGAACTGTCGGATATTGTCATCTATTGTAAGAGCGTCCATTTTGGTGGGTTCGAACATGCCAAAGACAACCAGAGCTTCTATGAAATGTCATCTTTGAAGGAGAGCAAAGCCTTCCAACTGGCTGATGCTTCAG CCACTGCCTTCATCCATCACAACATGGACAAACTCACCAGGATCTACCCGGCTGGCTCGAGGACGGACTCCTCCAACTACAACCCTGTTCCTATGTGGAACGTTGGCTGCCAGATCG tggCGCTGAACTTCCAAACTAACACTAAAGAGATGCATCTTAATCAGGGCCGTTTTTTGCCAAACGGATTTTGCGGATACATCTTGAAGCCTGAATTCCAAAGAAGCCCGTTGTCTCAGTTCAATCCCCAATCTCTCACCGAAGGGCCATGGCTAAAGAAGAAGGTCCTCCATGTCCTG GTGATCTCAGCTCAGCAGTTGCCTAAACTAAACAAGGATAAACAGAACTCCATAGTTGACCCTCTGGTGAAAGTGGAAATTCAGGGGGTGGCAGCAGACAACGACAAGAAGACGACGCACCACATCGAAAACAATG GGTTCAACCCCACGTGGAACACGAAATTTGAGTTCCCCATCAACGTTCCCGAGCTGGCCTTGTTGCGGTTTTTGGTGGAGGACCATGACTCCGCGTCCCAGAATGATTACGTCGGGCAGTACTGTCTGCCACTCACCAGCGTTCAGAACG GATATCGCCACGTCCCATTGCTCACTAAGAGGGGCGACATCATTCCCTCTGCAGGGCTGTTTGTGCATATCATGCTCGAGGACCAGAAGTAG